The nucleotide sequence TCATCAGGCCTAACTCTCGCTGGGCGATCACGCGCACAGGGCAGATCCTGTTGCTAGAGCTGCTCCTTTCCATGGTAACCTTTTCATGGAGGTCACTGTCAGGCCCCGGACAGCCCTTTCTAACTGAGCCCATCCAAGCAGCAGGGCAGTTCGGTGACTCCCGGCAGCTGTTGCTCCTGCCCCGCAGAGCAGAGCCATGCTCAAGAGACACCCCCTCAGTCTCCATCCAGGACCAGCCAGGGACGTTCACGCTTCCAATCCCTCTTGATGCTGTCCTGAGGACGCGGGGTGTCCGGGAGGGACGGGCACTGGATTGCAGCAAAATGTGCCAGATAAGAGGCGGGGTGGGCTGATAATGTCCCACTGGTCCCACCTGCCACTCCAGGGAAATCTTTTGCTGCCACAGAAGTGCCCCATACGCCAAATGGCACCAACAGACCCAGGGGGTGTTCCTTGGGCCTCTGCTCATGAGCCAGCCAGATGACAGCAGTTATCGGAGTCCCTCTCTGGTGGCTGGACTTGGGGTATCTGCACCCCGTACGTTTCCCAGTGGATAAGTCCTGTGGACCTAATAGGGAGGAAATCTCTATTTTCCCATAGAAATTCCCCTCCAGAATGCACGAGAAGGTGAAGCCTAGAGCAGTGATAGTCTTCCTCAAACCCCACAGGGAGGCTCAATAAACCTATGGACAGGGTGGCATTTACCACTAAATTCCATATGACTTTTCCATAAGTGGAGACCCGAACCAGGCCCCTCTCGCTCCATAACAGCAATTCCAGCAGGAGCCAGGAGAGTCATTTTGGTGGAAGCTGCTCAGCTCTTTGGCTGTTGGCAGCCAGCTGGCGGTCTCTCGTGAGCACAGAGGTGGGTGATCTCCTCTATCTCTCAGAAGGGGCCATGGTGGATTCAGACCTGGTTGGTGATCAGTCTATGCCTGACTGAAACTGCCgaggccagagctccccactAACGCACAGGAAGTGAGGGTGGGAAAGGACCATGGCCCAGTGCAAGCACCCTGCCTGCAGTCACAGGAAATGGGCCATGGGGGTACCCAGCTGACTCCCTGCTCCACAGGAAGCAGCAGGGGAGAGATCCACAAAGCtatttagactcctaacttccactgacaatttaggagcctaaatacctttgctgATCTGGGCCAAGGTGCCCAAGCTCCCAGGCAGCCTGCCCTGAAAGGGGAATGTCTTCCCTACCATCTCTTCGACACCGCATATGAGCACAAATCCCCACAGTTAAGCATCTAATCCATTCTATAATCCAAGATCCCTTTGGTACCCAAGGAACGGTCCATAGGTTGCCCTTGACTCTGGTattgtgcctcctgcctgcctctctcAGGGCAGAGAATTCCTGTTCTGTAAATTCGGGGTGGGCACTTAGCAGGACTGGCACAAGCCAGGTCTGGCCACTGCACCTCACCAGCGTCTCACCAATGGCTCTAACAGTGCTGCAGAATTTAACCTTCAATTTGGGGACAAATCTGGTTCTGGCTCCCCCTGTCTGCAAAGAAAACTTCAAAGTGTGAACGTGCTGTAGCATGGTCTGAATGAGTCTGCAGACAGAAAACCCTCGGGTCCCACTCTGATCTCACACACTGCAGGAAGTTAGGTGGAATACTTCTGATCAACCGTGAGTGGGAATAGAGTCAGGCCCATAGCTGTAAAGGAGGTGTGACCTGCTCCTATTGCCTCAgcgtgttaactctgaaacctaatgctTACAGGCCACTGCTCATCAGTTGATGAAAATGCACTCAGCTTCTCAGATTCTGGGATTGTGATGCTGGGTGGAATTTGAGTACAATGCTGCACTTCTCTCCAAGCTCATAGCTGAATAAACAGACAAAGTGACTGCCAATGCTCCTCAATCCTGAACTACAGCACCCACAGCCCTTCCACTCCTGGAATCCTCCGCACTGCACTGCCAATACCCTGCACTCCCAACTCACAACACCCTTGTCCCAGCCGTCTTCCACTGCACCAGCAGGGCCCAGTGTTCAGGTTCTGTGAGCAGTTTTGTTCAGCTCCACTACGAACACTTGAAAACATTCCCTGCATGATGTGGCAATGCTAGTTGGTCTTCCAGCAcaccatcccctgcaccccgatACAATGACACCATCCCCTACAGCCCAATACAACGCTATCCCCTACACCAGTACAATGACTCCATTCCCTACATCATAATACATTATCCCCTACCCCCCAATACAACACTCCAATGCAATCACACCATCCCCTACACCCTGATACAACACTGTCCCCTACACCCCAGTGCAATCACAACATCTCCTATACCCCAACACAATGACACCATCCCCTACACCCTGATACAATGACACCATCCTCTGCACCCCAATACCACGCTATCCCCTACATCCCAGTACGATGACACCATTCCCTACATCATAATGCATCATCCCCTACACCCCAGTACAACACCCCAATGCAATCACACCACATCCCCTACACCCTGATACAACACCGTCCCCTACACTCCAGTGCAATCACAACATTCCCTACACCCCAACACAATGACACCATCCCCTACACCCCGATACAATGACACCACCCACTACACCCCAATGCAGTCACACCAATCTATACCCCCACAATCCAACTGTGCTAAAGACCTACTCACCTCTGGACCAGTCTTGCttgtggggctctgtccagccttGCCAGGTCCTGTTTGCTGTGATTCACacccagggagggacatggcCCTGGGAGCCGGCTGCTTTCCAGGCCCTTCATTCTAATGTGACAAGAATCCTAAAGGGACTGGGTGAATAAATGGGGCTTGGTCCTACCTGTCTAGCTGGAACAGGACAGAGATACACCTGCCATTCGCTACAGCCCAGCATCCTCGCTCCACCTCACTCACACCCCAACAGACACCCCCGCCTCCTCCGTCGCCCCACACAGGCCCAGTCCTGGGAGAGGGAGTGGGGTTCTGGACACGTGGACGGTGGACAGCCGCTGCAGTAGGGgatcccccactcctgcccccagagTGGAGCCCAGCCGGAGTCTGGGGCCTAGTCACTTCACCTGGGGTCTTCCCCTCGGACGGGTGCCCGGTGGTGCGGTGGTTGACAGCCAGGATGCGGAAGGCGTACACCACCGCCGGGTCCAGGCCGCCCACCCTGTGGTCCCGGATGTCAGGTTCTATGTCACTGGCCACCGTCTCCCAGGCCCGGGCTGCCGACCGGGACGGGCCCAGGGAGGATTTCTTTGCTTCTTGCCTTTGGACGACGAAGCCGGTCAGGTTCCCCGAGCCCTGCGTCACCCACTCCAGCTGCACCTCGGTGCGCTGCCGGGTGTACATCAGCTTGCTGATCGTCACGTTGGGGGGCGTCGGGTACTCTGCAGGGGGTAGGGAGCGTGTCAGTGGTGCACCCAGAGAGACAACCTCACCCCTCTGATCCCAtgctgctcacacacacacacacacacacgcacgcgcaCCCAGAGAGACAACCTCACCCCTCTGACCCCAtgctgctcacacacacacacgcacgcacccAGAGAGACAACCTCACCCCTCTGATCCCAtgctgctcacacacacacacacacacgcacgcacgcacgcgcACCGAGAGAGACAACCTCACCCCTCTGATCCTAtgctgctcacacacacacacacacacacacacgcacgcacccAGAGAGACAACCTCACCCCTCTGACCCCAtgctgctcacacacacacacgcacctaGAGAGAAAACCTCATCTCCCTGACCCCatgctcctcacacacacacacacacgcacctaGAGAGAAAACCTCACCTCCCTGACCCCAtgctcctctcacacacacacacacgcacgcacacgcaCCCAGAGAGACAACCTCACTGACCCCATgctgctctctctcacacacacatacacacgcatCCAGAGAGACAACCTCACACACACCTGACCCCAtgctgctcacacacacacacacatacacgcaccAAGAGAGACAACCTCACCCCCCGACCCTAtgctgctcacacacacacacacaggcacccaGAGAGACAATCTCACCCCCAACCCCATtctgctcacacacacacgcacccaaAGAAacaacctcacacacacacacacacgaccccatgctgctcacacacacacacatcccctgtACACCTCAAACAGATACCGGACATCTGCACATCACCACACACATACATAAAGACCCCTCATCTTTCACACCTGTTCTCAGGCACAtgctccttcccttcctctctcacTGTATTCAGGGTACAACTGGCCAGTCAGGTAATAAAGGGCTGCACCTGCCTCCCCCACCTGGAGTGAAAGCAGCCTCAGCCCAGTCCCCAGAGCCTGGGGTTTGCCAGAGTCCCACATGACCTCACTCAGTGTCATAGAAACCAAGGGGGTGAATGAAACAGGAACCCCTAGGAGTTCACCCcatggtctctgcagagcccagggctgcataacatgtttgtccaaccttctgaagtaaataggatgacattcaataaggacaaatgcaaagtactccactcaggaaggaacaatcagttgcacacatacaaaatgggaaatgactgcctaggaaagggatctgggggtcagagtggaccacaacctacatatgagtcaacagtgtaatgcagttgcaaaaaaagcactcatcattctgggatgtattagccggagtgttgtaagcaaggcatgagaagtcattcttccgctgtactccacgctgattaggcctcagctggagtattgtgtccagttctgggcaccacatttcaggaaagatgtggccacattggagaaagtccagagaagagcaacaaaaatgatgaaaggtctagacaACATGACgtgtgaggaaagattgaaagaagtgggtttgtttagtctggagaagagttttcgagtatgtaaaaggttgttacaaggaagagggagaaaaattgttctccttaacctctgaggacaggacaggaagcaatgggcttaaattgcagcaagggcggtttgagacattaggaaaaatttcctgtcagggtagctaagcaccggaataaattgcccagggaggttgtggaatctccatcgtcgggggtttttaagagcaggttggaaaaactcctgtcagggatggtctaaataatacttagtcctgcctcagtgcaggggctgtTCTGGACGATCTCTCgagctccctcccatccccccattgATAGGCTTCTACCAATCCGCATTCAGAACATGCCCATGACTAAACCTCCTGCCCACACGTTCCCCAGCACACCCTTAACCCTCATCTCCACCCCTGaccattccaccacttcccttcccTCCACACCCCATGTGGGCCCCACCAAactccctacccacctcccctcctccccactcccggTGGACCCCATCAGACCCCCTCCATCCAtttcctctgcccccagcccttgcTATGGGGCCCCCAGACCTCCTCATTCACTTCTCCTTCCACCTTCCTACCCCATGGCCCCCCAGACCCTCCCAGCCACTTCTCCTTCCCAGCACACCCCTACCTGCTTCCTTCTAAACTCTGCCAAGCCCCCGTttgtcccccccgccccgggtggTTCCCATGAGCACCCGCCCTGCCCCGCCGTACTCTTCACGCGGAGCCTGATGGGGACGGTGGCGTTTCCCACGGCGTTCACGGCCGCGCAGTGGTAGGTGCCGCTGTCCCTCATCCACTCGGTGTCCCGGATGGTCAGGTTGAACCAGGCGTCGCCCTGCTGCAGCCTGTACCTCGCAGCGTCCGGCCGGATCACCTGGTGCTTGTTGTTGAACCAGAACACTTCGGAGCCCAGGTGGGGGCCCTGCAGCACGCAGGCCAGCTGGACCTCGCCGCCCTCGAACAGCGACACCTCGGTGCGCTCGGCCGCCAGCTTGGGAACATctgtccagagagagagagagacggggggGCATTGCAGTGAGAGCAGTGCTCAGTCAGGGCACCTCACCCTCAACAGAGCCGGGGTCTGTCCCATGAACCCCGCAGGGCGCCCGGGGAGGGGAGCCGGGGTCTGTCCCGCGAGCCCCACAGGGCGCCCGGGGAGGGGGGCCGGGGTCTGTCCCGTGAGCCCCGCAGGGCGCCCGGATTGGGGAGCCGGGGTCTGTCCCGTGAGCCctgcagggagcccggggagggGAGCCGGGGTCTGTCCCGTGAGCCCTGCCGGGCggcccagctcagggaggggagccAGGGTCTATTCCAGCTCATGCATCATCACCAGGTTTGGTAACTAATTTGCAGTTCCAgtgcaaggccaaattctgcctgccACAACCCCTGGGCACCCCTGGTGATGACAGGGGGACTGTACAAGGGTTACCAaatttctgattgcagaaaaccaaacacccttgcccggccccttcccccaggccctgcccctttccccgaggccctgcccccactcactccattcccccttgCTCTCCCCCGCCCtcgctcacttgctcattttcactgggctggggcaggggtgtgggatgcaggagggggctctgggcttgggggggtgggggcaaggggttcagagtgtgagaggctgggggctttgaactgtggcagggggttggggtgcaggagggggtgagggctccggctggcggtgtgagctcgggggtggggccagaaatgaggggttcagagtgtggaagggggctctggactggggcaaagggttggggtgcaggggggtgatggctccggctgggggtacaGCATGTCCCTGCGGACCCTCGGCgaaggcatggccaggtggctctgtgcactgcccccacctgcaggccctgcccccgcagctcccattggccatggttcctggccaatgggatctgcagagccagcactcggGATGGAGGCAGTGCGCAGATCCCCCATGACCACGCCCTTGCCTAGGAGCTGGAGCGAaatgccagccgcttctgggagctgcgcagagctacagcagacagggagcctgccttagccccgctgtgccaccgGCCACACTTTTACTGACCCGGTCAGCCGTGCTGACAGGAGCCACCCGGGTCCCGTTGAacaccggatgcctggcaaccctaatgggCACAGGTGTCACTGAAGGCAGAGTGAGGACTACTGGCCCCTTGTGAGGACCGCTGTGGGCTGCAAACCAAGTGCTCTGAGTCAGGAATCACCAAGACGACGGCCATGGGAGCCCACGAGGCCATTCCTACATGCACACAGACCACCTGCCAGGGCCGCCTCCCCTAGCATTTGCGCTGAGTGCGCCTGGCATCGGGGCACGGTTCCCCCATCTGCCAGCTCAAGAAGCCTTGTCCCGGAACCCgcctcagccccctgccctgcctcttgggGTGGAGCAGTTGTAGGGGGCAGCCAGagctttgccccctccctcaggagCAGACCCCATTTtcccaggaggggtgagggggagcagagagggccCAGCAGCTCAGGGCAGCTCTGTTCCttcatcccccttccctccctgtgaGCAGTGGGAGAACTTCTCCGCCCTCCCGCCTTCCCCTCCAGCAtctgggagggggcacaggggacGCTGCAGCTTCctccaggcctggggaggggggtaaaGAGCCCCCGGAACTGCAGGAGGAGCCGAGCTGTGGCTGGGGCGGAAGGTGGGGCGAGAGGGAGGCAGATGTAATGTCACTttcagagcccccccccacttttttcTGGCCACTTTGAGCACTGAGGCTCGGGAGCCGGTGAGGTTTGTCGCTCACACAACATTCGCCATGAGTCAGTGAAGGGCGGACGTGGCGCCTGGTCCCTGCCTGGGGCTCCGACACATGCCTGGGTACgctcttcagccagctgttcTCAAGAGCGTTCGTGAGCCAGACCCTGCCTGGATTTTCCCTGTTGCTGGCCTGCACGGGGGTCATTCCAGATAAGCCGTGAAGCTGTGGAATCTGCCTCTCGGTCAGGGCCCCAGGAACTGCAGAACTAGTGCCACGTCCCACCCGCACTCCCCACACTTGCTTTGCCAGCAGTTACATGGCCCACGAGTCCCTGCAGCCCTAGCGGGTGGCAGCCGGCCTGCTTACCCAGCCGGACAAGGCACTCCGTGGctctggcctgcagagggtgggcTGCCATGCACGTGAACTCCTTGCCCCCGAGGGTGCTGTTGGACTGCATGACGTAGATGTTGCTGGATGGTTTCAAGCCGCCCAGCACGCGGTTCCGCCAGTCTCTCCACCAGAGTGTGACACGGGGCAGGCCTCCCGCCCAGTCGCAGGACAGCATGAGGAACTCGTTCTGCTTCGTAGCCATGGCAGAACAGGTGGGGTTCCCCACGGGGACCCCTGGGGGACAGAGACAGCAGCATCTTAGAGACAAGCATCCCTGCCCACATCTCACCTGGTGGAGACGCTGCACGTCCCATCATGCGTGTCCCCAGGTCTCTGCTCTCCCCACATAAACTGGGAAGAGTTGGGTGTTTCCAAATGCCCCAAAGGGCACTTTCTGCCCCAGAACCTCTGACATACAAACTTGGGGCCTCATGTGGTAAATACCCCCAGAGAACCAGCACTCGCTGGCCCTGGGGGGAGCTCCATGGACTTACATCCgtgtgagtgagaggagaatcaggcctaaagCTGGGACAGTTGCCAAGACACCAAAGTCTCAGCCACACGCATGTGGGAAAGGGTTCTTAAAAACCCATGCCCAAGTGGGCACGCTAAGGTACAGTCCCACAGGCTCTCCAGCCCGATAGAGAGACCAGGCCATGAAGGAACCAGGAGAAAACATGCCAACATCCCTAACTTTCCTCCACACCCCTGGAgacctccctgcacctcccatgGGAGTCCTGAGCCCCCGGGTGCTGGGCTAGCCTGCTGACCACAGCACTCTCTGGGGTTTGCACCGCCTGTGTCTGCTTCCACGGGACCAGCACGGCCTGCCAGGCCCGTCTTCTTAGTCAGGCACAAGCGCCCCTTGGACATTTATGTCATGATGCTGGGTTGGTTCATCGTGACGGGATGGGATGGGCGACATCATCCCATTGAGCAAAGCCGTCACCGGGACATGATGTGACTTGGCACCACGATGGGGTTTTGCAGGCCCTGGAAGTGATTTCATGGCCTACAGGCACCTCACAAACAAAACCCCTCCAGAGCGAGGTGGTTCTTGAATACAGGTGAGCCTGGAGAGATAGTCTCATGGCTGCACGGGTTCCTGACGCTGTAGCCGTCTCGCCTGTAGGACCAGTGTTTGCACTGGGGGCATCAGCACCTTATTCCTCTTTCCGCTCTGGGAATGAGAGCCAGAGCAAGGCGAGCTCCTACACAAATCACCTTCACTAGCCATGTCACAGCGCTGCAGCCATGCAGTACCCATGTAGTTCCCTGTTGCCAGACGAATGGTGCCATCtacccaggcccctggagccctgAATGTCCACTTGAGACCTTACAGTAAGCAGGGAGGAACTGCGCCCTTGTTAGGAGAGGTGCTTTCCACAGCGTCGGCCTTGTTTCTACCCGCCAGCTGGAGACTCCATCTCCACAAGCTGGCGTGGGTTCTCAGGGGGCAGAGCACAGGACCTGGTGTTTCGCTTCCTGGGCGGCTCTGAGGGGGCAGTGTGAGGGTACTTACACACAGTGGTGGTGCAGACAGCATCCTCTCTGAGCGCTGGGTGGGAGGCCAGGCAGGTGTACGAGCTGCCGTTCCGGACGTCCACCCCTCGCTGGATTCTGGTAGCATTGGAGTAGGACGCCGCAGCGTCTGCTTCCCGGCCAGCTCTCACCCACCGCAGCCGCGCTGGGGGGAACCCGCCAGGCCACGAACACTGCAGAGCAATGTCCCGGAAATTGGCAGCAGGGACTGGTGTGCAGCTGGGCTTCCCCTCGGGCAGATCTGTGCGTGGGGCAAAGATTGTATCAACAGCAAGAGGAGTTAGCAACACCGGGAAGAACACCCGgcctgctgcctggggctgccaTGCGCAGGAGATGCACTGGGGCCAGGGAGCCAGGGACCATGGGGCAGCTCTGCCCgtgtggctctgtgtgctgttcCCAATGGGGTCAGCTCCCCGGCGAAGCGCGTAGGAGCaatggagaggagcagggagaacACAGGGTACTCGGCGGCCTGCGACGTGGGTTTGGATCGCTGAGCCCAAGACGTGCTGGGCGGGCCCTGGCCGCCGTCAATGCTAAGGTGGGAATGTGAGGAGCAAGAGCAGCCAATGGACAGCAGAGGTCGAGCTCCCTTGTGCACGTTGCTGTCCCTCTGGTACTACAAGACTGCTCCCCAGCAAGGCGCCTGAGCCAGCGCCAgtgtgagggaggggcagggcaggcgtgTGGCCCCTCTTCTGTAAAGGCTGCCCCCTCACTGGAATGGTGGTTTGTACCCTTGGCGGGGTAGCTGTGGCCTCAACCCAGTGACACCCAGGATCTTTGGAGCTTGCAGAGGGCAGAAAGCAGCAAGCTGGGGATGGGCAGCGACCCAGCGGCTCTGAGACGCTCTGGTGTGCCGGGGACGGGACAGCGACCCAGTGGCTCTGAGACACTCTGGTGTGCCGGGGACGGGATACCGACCCAGTGGCTCTGAGACGCTCTGGTGTGCCGGGGACGGGACAGCAACCCAGTGGCTCTGAGACGCTCTGGCGCGCCAGGACAATCTGCAAGATGTCTCCCCCACTGTACGGAGCCAGAGACATTTGGACACAGAGTGACCTGACACCGATTTTTCAGGCAGGTGCCAGCTTTGCAAGTGTCCCAGTTTCAGTGCCAGTTGTTGACTAGAgtcaacccctcccccagctgccacaACCCTCCAGCACCCTCGCCCCCTCGAATGACACTTTCCAGCTGCTGGAATCCACCCAGTCCCCCTGACCAGTCCTTCCAGCTCGCTGATCTGCCCAAATCCCCCTGATCACCTTGTGACAACCCCCCAACCCACCTGCCAagatcccctccagccccccatgaCAGTTCCTCCATCCCAACCTCCCCAGCTGCCAGCGATCCACCTCATCAATATCTTGGAACGTGTCCAGTGGCCTCTCCCAGAAATCTGGCCCCTCGAATGGCTGGCTCTGCTTGGAAAGGGTTTGGAGGGCTTGACACCTGGTCTAAATGAAGGGGGAGCAGGCGGATGTTGCGAGGAACAAAGCTACCGGCTCAGGGGCCTCGGGATTTAGCAGGGAATTCAGCTCTCGTATGCATTTCCGCTCCCCGGTCGCCGTCATCACTAGGCCCAGTGTCTCTCCCAGCAGCTCACTCTCCAGGCCCTCGTGCACCACCGCACAGCAGCCTAAGCTGGAGATCCAATCCAAGTGGAACCATGCGCACAGGTGTTTACTGCTGTGCTCGCCACGGCTGTGAGCAAACACTCTCTCTTCGTGATCATCTGCTAGACGACCTGCCTCTGGATCACTTACACACCCCGTCTctgctcccccacagccccgccggCCCAGCTGGAGGAGCCCAACCAGAAAGAACACAACAGCTGCCTTAGGCCACACACACCATCGATCTCACAACACTGCCCCGCTTCCATCCCGAGGTGCTAAGCCCTGAGTGATACTGGTCCTGTGGAAGAGGCTATTCTGCTCTCACAAAGGCTGGGTCCCTGCTTGGTCTGGATCACTCGGGACCAACAGAGGTGGAAACCTCTCCGTTCTTCTCATGAGCCTTAAACTGCCTACTCTCAAGCTTGAAGAGCTCTTCCGTAGCTTCCTGGTACCTCTTTAGCTAACGGGTGACCATGAGAATCAAAGAAGGGAAGTAAGGGAGGGAAATGCAGAGGACAGAGAAGATGGTACCAGACGGGGGATGCTGCTGCACATGCCAGAGAAAGCGCATACCCAGATGGCCGCGTGCCCAGCCATGGGGAGGGACGCACTTACAGTAGACGGTGAGGATGATGGTGGTCTGCGTGCGCGTATTGAGGAGTGCGTTTTGGGCCAGGCAGGTGTAGGTGCCCGTCTGAGTCCGGGAGATCTTGGCTATCACATACTTCTGGCCGGAGTAGATCTGGGAGCTGTTGTAAAACCAGATGTAGTGGCTGGGCGGGTTGGAAGGGGCCAGGCAGGTCAGGATCACCTCCTCCTGCTCGTTAGCTGAGAAGCCGTTCTGGTTAATAGCAAACGGCTCAACGTTGATCACGGGTTCATCAGggccatctgcagaatgaagtagGAGGTGGTTAGCACCTGGCTgatggcaggaaggggaggggctcTGTTCAGATGACCGTCTGGCAGCTGGATCGTTTATCTGAATCTTTTTGGTCCAGGAATAGGACGTGGGGCTCTGTAGCCCAGGAATGGCAGGGGGGTCCGCTCTGACCCCCTaatgctgggggcagggatggggttatGACCCCCAAAGTGGTTGCCAGCAGTTGTTTTCTGGGGGGATCATAATCTTATTTCCATTCGAAATCCTCGGTCCTTGTCAGACACTGGGGCAGTTGGGCTGCTGCTTGGGCCATGTGCCCAGGGGTGCCTGGGAAGGCAGCACAAAGGATTCTGGGCCGGGAGGAAAAGAGTCCGGAAGCCCTGGTTATGTTCTCTGGAGATGCTTTTTAGGAGCCTAGCgctgggaggtgctgagaaccCCAGTTCCCACTGGCCTTGGTAGGGGTTACAGGCACTCGGCAGCTGGCAGGATCGGGCCTGGAGGGGGGGCGTGTGACAgcaaagcagaggggcaggacgTTTGCTCCTGCCTGCAGGTCACCTACAAATGACGTCGAGATACATCCTGTCGCTGGTCTGGCTGTTGACCTCGTTGTGGGCAGTGCAGGCGTACCAGCCCATGTGAGTCCGGTTAGCCGCCGTCAGGTTCAGCAGCCCGCCGGCGGCTTCCGCGACAGCCACCGCACCCTCCCTGTTGGTGTGGCGGTGCCAGGAGTACTCGATGGGGGGCGTCCCCTCCTTCACCGCACACATCATCGTCACCACCGTGCCTTCCACCGGCGTAGAGTCGGTCATCTGCAGGAAGGGCTTCGGAACGGGAACTAGGGGAGACCAAACACACAGCTCGCATGTGAGCTCACCCGCTGCAGCCTCTTCGGATGCACTCTGCCCCGTTCCCCGTCCAATCCGCTCCAAACCGCCCCATTCCAGCCCTCGTcaccatgcccccacccccatgctctCCATCCAGCTGGCTCCAGTCCCATCTCAGCCAAGCCATTCCTTTCATACTAATCCCTTCCATTACGACCTGCTCCGTTCTTTTCCAAGCCAGCCCTTGCTATTAGAAGCTCGCCCATTACACTCCCAAGGGTGTGATTTTTCT is from Mauremys reevesii isolate NIE-2019 linkage group 12, ASM1616193v1, whole genome shotgun sequence and encodes:
- the VSIG10L2 gene encoding V-set and immunoglobulin domain-containing protein 10-like 2, translated to MDYGSARNSPFRNLLKIFCLLPTVAYAQLLHPGDAKYEEQAVRGVRHRSVQLACGDVVAPMVVFWSFTKLGSLVPRAVAISNGIESKVEKASAALGQVSLRNGTLEVSDLQTAAQGRFMCQAMFEEDGEIKVGYFYIELVVLVPVPKPFLQMTDSTPVEGTVVTMMCAVKEGTPPIEYSWHRHTNREGAVAVAEAAGGLLNLTAANRTHMGWYACTAHNEVNSQTSDRMYLDVIYGPDEPVINVEPFAINQNGFSANEQEEVILTCLAPSNPPSHYIWFYNSSQIYSGQKYVIAKISRTQTGTYTCLAQNALLNTRTQTTIILTVYYLPEGKPSCTPVPAANFRDIALQCSWPGGFPPARLRWVRAGREADAAASYSNATRIQRGVDVRNGSSYTCLASHPALREDAVCTTTVWVPVGNPTCSAMATKQNEFLMLSCDWAGGLPRVTLWWRDWRNRVLGGLKPSSNIYVMQSNSTLGGKEFTCMAAHPLQARATECLVRLDVPKLAAERTEVSLFEGGEVQLACVLQGPHLGSEVFWFNNKHQVIRPDAARYRLQQGDAWFNLTIRDTEWMRDSGTYHCAAVNAVGNATVPIRLRVKKYPTPPNVTISKLMYTRQRTEVQLEWVTQGSGNLTGFVVQRQEAKKSSLGPSRSAARAWETVASDIEPDIRDHRVGGLDPAVVYAFRILAVNHRTTGHPSEGKTPADPPFNAYPAVIGAAVAGMVVAAVASLLAFQYIVRNRDNNPRLHDLLFGMAGPEAHEHISTPEDAETAAGVAEAETGMELGGTSPPVGEASAEWHPEPSASTQEVPPAPDLAADDPPVNVTITVTATP